Proteins encoded by one window of Vigna radiata var. radiata cultivar VC1973A chromosome 5, Vradiata_ver6, whole genome shotgun sequence:
- the LOC106762445 gene encoding stromal cell-derived factor 2-like protein, with amino-acid sequence MALGFFALALFLFITLDSDVVPSSAASASASAASSEGVEVQITYGTVLKLMHEKTKFRLHSHDVPYGSGSGQQSVTGFPNVDDSNSYWIVRPQPGTNAKQGDSIKSGTIIRLQHMRTRKWLHSHLHASPISGNLEVSCFGGENESDTGDYWRLLIEGSGKTWKQDQKIRLQHIDTGGYLHSHDKKYSRIAGGQQEVCGVREKRADNVWLAAEGVYLPVTESK; translated from the exons ATGGCTCTCGGATTCTTTGCCCTCGCTCTCTTCCTTTTCATCACTCTCGACTCTGACGTTGTTCCTTCTTCCGCTGCCTCCGCCTCTGCCTCCGCTGCTTCCTCCGAAGGCGTCGAG GTTCAGATTACATATGGTACGGTGCTGAAGCTTATGCACGAGAAGACCAAATTTCGGTTGCATTCTCATGACGTGCCCTACGGTTCTGGCAGTGGACAACAATCGGTCACTGGTTTCCCTAATGTGGACGATTCCAATAGTTACTGG ATTGTTAGACCTCAGCCAGGAACTAATGCTAAACAAGGTGATTCCATTAAAAGTGGTACCATCATTAGATTGCAGCACATGAGGACAAGGAAGTGGCTGCACAGCCATTTGCATGCATCCCCGATATCAGGCAATCTCGAG GTGAGTTGTTTTGGGGGAGAAAATGAATCTGACACTGGGGACTATTGGAG GCTATTAATAGAGGGAAGTGGGAAGACTTGGAAGCAGGATCAGAAGATTCGCCTTCAACATATTGACACCGGAGGCTATCTACATAGTCACGATAAGAAATACAGCCGCATTGCTGGGGGACAGCAGGAG GTTTGTGGTGTTCGTGAAAAGCGTGCTGACAATGTCTGGTTGGCGGCCGAAGGTGTCTACCTTCCTGTCACTGAAAGCAAATGA